The Fictibacillus phosphorivorans genomic sequence TCCTCCGTGATAAAAGTAGATCTTTACTTAGTGAAAATCATGAGAATTCATCTTATAGATATGGATTAAATAAAAAGGCTGTTTTCGTAAACTGTGTTGCTCTTGGAAGTGTTGATTTCCGTTACAGGCCGCTCGCTTTCCACGGGGCAGGCGGTGAGCCACATTCGAATGTTTCATATTTAAGTGTCTCACCTGCCCGCCTGTCCCGTAGGAGTCTCGCACCTTCCACTCCAATCAACAGTCAAAGAAGTAAATACAATAAGATTTAAAAGCAACAATCCTTTAGAAAAGAGCCAATAAAAAAGAGACGAATATTCGCCTCTTTACTGTATCACAACCTATTTGATTTTAAAATTCACCTGTATTTACTTCTTTAGGTCTTGAAACCGGGGCTGTAAGTTCTTTCCCCTTTTCATTGAATATCTTAGACTTTCCATCCACTTTTATCGCTACTTTTTTCACTTCAGAAAGTTCTGTAAGAGAAAGTACAATGGAATTTAACACTTCATCTGCAATCATGCTTTCTTCTTTGTTATCTAGCAGAGCTCCGTTAAAATTAAGCGTAACAACACCATCTTTGACGACAGGTGTACTTAACAATTTCACATCTGTTCTAAAGTCTGTTAAAAGGCTGCTTTCTGCAGAAGGCCCATCAATTAGGTGCTCAATCGTTGCAGTAACCTTATCTGTTCCTTCTTTTGCAACTCGTCGTGTTACAGGTACATAATACGTTTGATCCTGTGTCTGTGCCAAGAAATAGAGGGTTACAAGTTCACTATTTGTAATATCTGCGACACTGCCATTTTCAAGATTTATACCGTCCACTCGGCTCACACCATCGCCCACAGGTGTATTGTTAACAGGCATTGAATTCTGGTTCTTTCCTGCGATCTGAATTTTAACCTTCTTTATGTTATCAAACTGAGTAAGTGTAAAAGTAATAGCTTGTAAGATCTTCATTTCATCTGCTGCGTTATACTCCGTAAATTCTTTCGAAAAGTTTGCTGTAGCTGTCCCCTTTTTAATATTTACCGACAACACTTCTGTATCTGCCGGCAGAACAGCTTGAAAACCGTTAGGAAGCATATTGCTTACAGGACCATCCTTAACTAGGTACTGAAGTACTTGTTTGGCTGTTTCATCGTTCTTTGGAAGAGCAAGAACTTGCGGAACAACCATGCCGTTGCTGTCGAATAAAAACAGCTGACGTTTATTCGTTTGTTCTGCACTCGCTGCTTTATCCTTCTTATCAAGCGACTGACCCTCTTTCACATAATTCACTTTAGGGGGATCAAGCTCATTTCCTGCTTTCTCTCCCCATAGTCCGCAACCTGATACCAGCAATGAAGCTGATAATATAATAAGCGGTGCACCTGACTTCATCATTTTGCGCATACTTTCCCTCCTCAAGTGGTTTGTACTATTATGTATACGAGCTATCTTCTTCCGATAGACCACTTGTACAAAAAATAAAAAGAGCAGAATCCTAAATGGACTCTACTCTTTTCACTCCAATATTCTCTTCAAGAGGTTATCAAAATCTAGTGCTCTGGAAATCACAACTGAATGCATTCTACTTTTTCAATCTTACGGTCTAGCCAGTGGTTAGCAATTTGC encodes the following:
- a CDS encoding GerMN domain-containing protein is translated as MMKSGAPLIILSASLLVSGCGLWGEKAGNELDPPKVNYVKEGQSLDKKDKAASAEQTNKRQLFLFDSNGMVVPQVLALPKNDETAKQVLQYLVKDGPVSNMLPNGFQAVLPADTEVLSVNIKKGTATANFSKEFTEYNAADEMKILQAITFTLTQFDNIKKVKIQIAGKNQNSMPVNNTPVGDGVSRVDGINLENGSVADITNSELVTLYFLAQTQDQTYYVPVTRRVAKEGTDKVTATIEHLIDGPSAESSLLTDFRTDVKLLSTPVVKDGVVTLNFNGALLDNKEESMIADEVLNSIVLSLTELSEVKKVAIKVDGKSKIFNEKGKELTAPVSRPKEVNTGEF